From Medicago truncatula cultivar Jemalong A17 chromosome 7, MtrunA17r5.0-ANR, whole genome shotgun sequence, a single genomic window includes:
- the LOC112416463 gene encoding uncharacterized protein At5g08430, which produces MEVMHNDSDEESGETDSQDHDSDEEFEENVEVRKGLTEDDVSAALPSKIKGKDFERHTSRSEGEEEKQNDSNGNEGYSGMHKPNKRKRYSSGEFVGWASGPLSSFLASIGRYETEPMMRRDVKSLMFEYITEKNLYHHKDKKKFFPDDKLFPIFKKKVMSKYKIYPLLKFHIAERSVDSAGKENHDQNKNCSTDNKHIDDETCRRLSSLIEKPLLKKGDTCIKPGCFASINAKNIKLIYLKRSLVFELSKQPESFASRVIGTFVRARVDSNDHKLRNSYHLVRVIGVQHDEMSNGILLQVSFMPKAISISELSDDDFTEQECEDLRQKVNTGLFPKITVVDFQEKATSLHEDITKHWIAKRLVYLQIQIERASLRGRNKEKIALLDEREELERPEKQEQLLRRVPSVSPEHVEVKYDHSDEDRDETDS; this is translated from the exons ATGGAGGTAATGCATAATGATTCTGATGAAGAAAGTGGGGAAACAGATAGCCAGGACCATGACTCGGATGAG GAATTTGAGGAAAATGTTGAGGTGAGAAAAGGACTAACTGAAGATGATGTCTCTGCTGCACTTCCCAGCAAAATAAAGGGTAAAGATTTTGAGCGTCATACAAGTCGCAGCGAAGgcgaagaagaaaaacaaaatgactCCAATGGAAATGAAGGTTATTCAGGTATGCATAAGCCGAACAAACGGAAGCGCTATAGTTCAGGGGAATTCGTTGGATGGGCATCAGGACCTCTCTCTAGTTTCCTGGCATCCATAGGGAGATATGAAACCGAACCAATGATGCGAAGGGATGTAAAATCTCTCATGTTTGAATACATTACAGAGAAAAATCTTTATCATCATAAAGACAAGAAAAAATTCTTCCCTGACGATAAGTTGTTTCCAATCTTTAAAAAGAAAGTCATGTCAAAGTACAAGATATATCCCCTACTCAAGTTTCATATTGCGGAAAGATCTGTTGATTCGGCTGGAAAGGAAAATCAcgaccaaaacaaaaattgttcgACAGACAACAAGCATATCGATGATGAAACATGTAGAAGATTGTCAAGCTTAATAGAAAAACCTCTGTTGAAAAAAGGTGATACGTGTATAAAACCTGGATGTTTTGCATCGATTAATGCCAAAAATATCAAGCTTATCTACCTAAAGCGAAGCTTGGTATTCGAGTTATCGAAACAGCCTGAAAGCTTTGCGAGTAGGGTGATTGGAACTTTTGTTAGAGCCAGAGTAGATTCCAATGATCATAAGCTAAGGAATTCATACCATCTTGTGAGAGTCATAG GTGTTCAACATGATGAAATGTCTAATGGAATACTCTTGCAAGTTTCCTTCATGCCTAAAGCTATTTCCATTTCTGAGCTCTCTGATGATGATTTCACAGAG CAAGAATGCGAGGATTTGCGGCAAAAAGTGAATACTGGCTTGTTTCCGAAAATAACTGTT GTGGATTTTCAAGAGAAGGCTACAAGTCTTCACGAGGATATAACAAAACAT TGGATTGCGAAGCGCCTAGTCTATTTGCAAATTCAAATCGAGCGTGCAAGTCTCAGAGGACGAAATAAAGA AAAAATTGCATTACTAGATGAAAGGGAAGAGCTTGAACGACCAGAGAAACAAGAACAACTGTTAAGGCGTGTTCCATCGGTTTCTCCCGAGCATGTGGAGGTAAAATATGATCATTCTGATGAAGACCGTGATGAAACCGATAGCTAG